Proteins found in one Muntiacus reevesi chromosome 2, mMunRee1.1, whole genome shotgun sequence genomic segment:
- the LOC136158313 gene encoding dynein light chain 1, cytoplasmic yields the protein MCDRKAVIKNADMSEEMQQDSVECATQALEKYNIEKDIAAHIKKEFDKKYNPTWHCIVGRNFGSYVTHETKHFIYFYLGQVAILLFKSG from the coding sequence ATGTGTGACCGAAAGGCCGTAATCAAGAATGCCGATATGTCGGAGGAGATGCAACAGGACTCGGTGGAATGTGCTACTCAGGCATTGGAGAAGTATAATATAGAGAAGGACATTGCGGCCCATATCAAGAAGGAGTTTGACAAGAAGTACAACCCCACCTGGCACTGCATCGTGGGGAGGAACTTCGGTAGTTATGTGACACATGAAACCAAACACTTCATCTACTTCTACCTGGGCCAAGTGGCCATTCTCCTGTTCAAATCTGGTTAA